One window of the Gammaproteobacteria bacterium genome contains the following:
- a CDS encoding glycosyltransferase gives MKIKIISNLSRLATVDSNDYEIEMHDCSKGYDSLGAVLSLFFKAFHYDYVLINGSGSLIFKLALLKWLIPFNPVRLVVLDILLSSPTTPRDRVKASIIKVLLKRIDLLLLYYKDTRGLQKVYGIPAKKFRFVPFKINQIELIQKTIPSDGGYIFCGGKTRRDFATLFEAVRGTDLPVRIVTTDNSDIRQHGSYLDMTSIPPNVEVVILDGSAEEFIAHLAGSRLVVMPIIPEICGAGIGVYIVSMALNKCVVITDIPGTSDTLPPSTAVIVPPKDPLALRKALIEAYYDEDFRQGFEQAGYEYAWQLGGEERLLKSVAGTLHANLAEGTRGS, from the coding sequence GTGAAAATAAAAATAATCTCCAACCTCAGCCGGTTGGCTACGGTCGACTCGAATGATTATGAGATCGAAATGCATGACTGCTCTAAGGGCTATGACAGCCTCGGCGCCGTTCTCAGCTTGTTCTTCAAGGCATTCCACTATGACTATGTGCTGATCAACGGGTCTGGCAGCCTGATTTTCAAGCTGGCACTGCTTAAATGGCTGATCCCATTTAACCCGGTCAGACTCGTGGTACTCGATATACTGCTGTCGTCACCTACGACGCCACGTGACCGAGTTAAGGCTTCCATTATCAAGGTCCTGTTGAAGAGGATCGACCTGTTGCTTTTGTATTACAAGGATACTCGTGGGCTGCAGAAGGTATATGGCATCCCAGCCAAAAAATTCCGTTTTGTTCCATTCAAGATCAATCAGATTGAACTGATCCAAAAAACCATACCGAGTGACGGCGGCTATATCTTCTGTGGTGGCAAGACACGCCGTGATTTTGCCACCTTGTTCGAGGCCGTTCGGGGCACAGATCTCCCGGTCAGGATCGTCACAACGGATAACAGTGATATCCGGCAGCATGGGTCTTACCTGGACATGACATCCATTCCGCCCAATGTGGAGGTTGTCATCCTGGACGGCAGCGCGGAGGAGTTCATTGCCCATTTGGCGGGCTCGCGGCTCGTGGTAATGCCTATCATCCCGGAAATCTGTGGTGCGGGGATCGGGGTCTATATCGTGTCGATGGCACTGAACAAATGTGTTGTGATAACGGACATTCCCGGAACCAGCGACACTTTGCCGCCAAGTACGGCTGTCATCGTACCCCCGAAAGATCCACTCGCGTTACGAAAGGCGTTGATCGAAGCGTACTATGACGAGGACTTCCGCCAGGGATTTGAGCAGGCCGGGTATGAGTATGCATGGCAACTGGGTGGTGAAGAGCGGTTGCTGAAATCCGTAGCCGGAACATTGCACGCGAATTTGGCAGAAGGGACGCGCGGCAGCTGA
- a CDS encoding Gfo/Idh/MocA family oxidoreductase, producing the protein MNNKIKVAVIGCGRMGLHHMKAIEVLGFSQLVAVADTHVEESKVRSTLPEAVRFFADPVQMLETMKPDIVHIVTPPDTHVAMARLALEHGAHIYVEKPFALSVDDTQTILDFAKERNLKVCAGHQVLFQHSGQNYRRYMPIVRTAVHIESYFSFKTVRRVDGGLMGPVEQVVDILPHPVYLMLDAFEAASTDQIDTPCEVIAVDVHASGEVRAFIKQGDVPAILTVTLRGRPIESYLRIVGTNGSLWVDFVISGITRLLGPGFSVFSAVLNPFIRAKQISFGTIANIYRMLTRKHKSYAGLAELIDAFHHSVADGISSPVSPYAIRETVRLCELIGSKLQAEAEHAEREAATRLVTEEAGLSPVDNTKGRVLVTGGTGFLGRVLVQLLRGQGWAVRVVARRIPSSADRIPGVEYVHGDIGGELPDSVFESVDAIAHLAAETAGGKEAHERNTIGATRLLLEAAARHGIRKFLHTSSIAVLKSSHEVGGPLSENSPVDIGNLARGPYVWGKAEAERLVTEFSAANDIEQRQIRLGPLVDFKDFTPPGRLGREVGPLFVAMGLPGNPLSVCDVHTAAEVIRYYLSNFEQAPAMLNLVESPQPTRGDLVRRLRAARPELRLIWLPFPIVRVISATLKLVLKLLKPANKPLDLYSAFASEKYDGSLAAMVIRKARGG; encoded by the coding sequence ATGAACAACAAGATCAAAGTCGCGGTTATCGGATGTGGTCGGATGGGACTGCATCATATGAAGGCAATCGAAGTATTGGGTTTTTCACAACTGGTGGCGGTTGCCGATACGCATGTCGAGGAATCTAAAGTCCGTTCGACCTTACCCGAGGCGGTGCGTTTCTTCGCAGATCCGGTGCAGATGCTCGAAACCATGAAGCCCGATATCGTGCATATCGTTACCCCACCAGATACCCATGTAGCGATGGCGCGGCTCGCACTGGAGCATGGCGCGCATATCTATGTTGAGAAGCCGTTCGCACTGTCCGTCGACGATACCCAAACGATTCTCGATTTCGCCAAGGAACGTAATCTGAAGGTCTGCGCTGGCCATCAGGTGCTCTTCCAGCACTCTGGGCAGAACTACCGGCGTTACATGCCGATCGTGCGCACGGCAGTGCACATCGAAAGCTACTTTTCTTTCAAGACGGTGCGTCGTGTCGACGGAGGACTGATGGGGCCGGTCGAACAAGTGGTCGATATCCTGCCCCATCCGGTTTATCTGATGCTCGATGCCTTCGAAGCCGCATCGACTGATCAGATAGATACTCCGTGTGAGGTAATCGCCGTCGATGTCCATGCCAGTGGCGAAGTGCGTGCATTCATCAAACAAGGTGATGTTCCGGCAATTCTCACAGTCACCTTGCGTGGCCGACCGATCGAATCCTATTTGCGTATTGTCGGCACCAATGGATCTCTATGGGTCGATTTCGTGATCAGTGGCATCACCAGATTACTTGGTCCGGGCTTTTCTGTATTTTCCGCAGTGCTCAACCCGTTCATCCGCGCCAAACAGATATCGTTCGGTACCATCGCGAATATCTATCGGATGCTCACCCGCAAACACAAGAGTTATGCAGGGCTGGCGGAACTGATCGATGCCTTTCATCACAGTGTCGCGGACGGCATATCGTCACCGGTTTCCCCGTATGCCATTCGAGAAACTGTGCGCCTGTGTGAACTCATCGGGAGCAAGCTGCAGGCCGAGGCCGAGCATGCCGAGCGGGAGGCAGCCACCAGGCTGGTCACGGAGGAAGCGGGCTTGTCACCTGTCGACAACACAAAAGGCCGGGTACTTGTAACCGGAGGCACGGGCTTCCTAGGCCGTGTCCTGGTCCAGCTGTTGCGGGGTCAGGGCTGGGCGGTCCGGGTCGTTGCCCGGCGCATACCATCGAGTGCCGATCGGATACCCGGTGTCGAGTATGTCCACGGTGACATAGGGGGGGAACTGCCGGATTCCGTCTTTGAGAGTGTGGATGCGATCGCCCATCTGGCGGCAGAAACTGCCGGTGGCAAGGAGGCACATGAGCGGAACACCATCGGCGCGACGCGTCTGCTGCTCGAGGCCGCTGCCCGACACGGCATCAGAAAATTCCTGCATACCAGCAGCATCGCCGTACTGAAGTCGAGCCATGAGGTTGGTGGACCCCTGTCGGAAAACTCCCCAGTCGACATCGGCAATCTCGCACGCGGCCCGTATGTGTGGGGTAAGGCCGAGGCCGAGCGTCTGGTAACAGAATTCTCTGCAGCCAATGACATCGAACAACGCCAAATCCGCCTGGGGCCATTAGTCGACTTCAAGGATTTCACGCCGCCAGGACGTCTGGGGCGTGAAGTAGGACCCCTGTTCGTCGCCATGGGACTGCCGGGTAATCCGTTGAGCGTCTGTGATGTGCATACCGCCGCCGAGGTGATTCGCTATTACCTCTCCAATTTCGAGCAGGCGCCGGCGATGCTCAATCTGGTCGAATCGCCCCAGCCCACGCGTGGCGATCTTGTCAGGAGATTGCGCGCCGCGAGGCCGGAATTACGGCTCATATGGTTACCATTCCCCATCGTGCGGGTGATATCGGCCACACTCAAGTTGGTACTCAAACTCCTTAAGCCAGCCAACAAGCCATTGGACCTGTATTCGGCTTTTGCATCCGAAAAGTATGATGGCAGTCTGGCGGCAATGGTCATTCGTAAGGCGCGTGGCGGGTAG
- a CDS encoding oligosaccharide flippase family protein, giving the protein MSTTTSRVFKNISANWLALLINIVISFFLAPFVVNHLGAEMYGIWAVAMQFTGYIYLMDFGVRDSLIRYTAKYRASGNALALRRILSVAILIYLPVFLAALLAAAGIAYGLSKWANIEGELVNAARITVFLVGASIASTFLFNIYTGLLQGLQRFDVTNSIYVVIGLLRATTIVIVLKAGGGVVEMAWIQFGFTVLAGIACYFAANIFMKQAGLSLRPARVTGRKLRALLRLVSGYSVYVFINNIGQKLAFATDALVISLFMPIAAVTFYAIAGNLISYLHALVSATATVFTPVASQYAARKDKEGLRMLMLRSTRLNLMIGLPIACTYVMLGDIFIGLWMGDQFVEQASMVLLILGLTQILSFPHYSIASILYGIGRHRTLAFLRMGEGIINLVLSMILVQSMGLMGVALGTAIPHTVIFGVILPIHACSLLGISWWKYITSSLVGPLLNAIPFMLAAWFVHEEVVPTNLVSFFSIVAVLCFLYVITGYRLCLNGEERGMVRARLQRYLPVRQAR; this is encoded by the coding sequence ATGTCGACAACCACTTCGCGAGTGTTCAAGAACATCAGCGCCAATTGGCTCGCGCTGTTAATCAATATTGTCATTTCTTTTTTTCTGGCGCCATTCGTCGTCAACCACCTCGGTGCCGAGATGTACGGTATCTGGGCTGTCGCGATGCAGTTCACCGGGTACATCTACCTGATGGATTTTGGTGTCAGGGACTCATTGATCCGCTACACAGCAAAATACCGTGCCTCCGGTAATGCGCTGGCGTTGAGACGTATACTCTCGGTTGCAATATTGATTTACCTGCCTGTCTTTCTAGCTGCCTTGTTGGCGGCGGCCGGCATCGCTTACGGATTGTCGAAATGGGCCAATATCGAGGGTGAACTCGTCAATGCCGCACGCATCACCGTGTTCCTGGTGGGTGCCAGCATCGCCTCTACATTTCTGTTCAATATCTATACTGGCCTGCTGCAGGGTCTTCAACGCTTCGACGTCACCAATAGCATCTATGTGGTGATCGGTTTGCTCAGGGCGACAACGATCGTCATCGTGCTGAAGGCTGGAGGAGGCGTGGTCGAGATGGCCTGGATACAGTTCGGTTTTACCGTACTGGCCGGGATTGCCTGTTATTTCGCTGCTAACATCTTCATGAAGCAAGCCGGGCTGAGCCTGCGACCGGCTCGTGTGACCGGACGGAAGCTCCGCGCACTGCTACGCCTCGTGTCTGGCTACAGTGTGTACGTCTTTATCAACAATATCGGCCAGAAGCTCGCTTTCGCCACCGATGCCCTGGTCATCTCCCTGTTCATGCCAATTGCGGCAGTAACGTTTTATGCGATCGCCGGCAACCTGATCAGCTATTTACATGCCCTGGTCTCCGCGACTGCCACAGTTTTCACTCCAGTTGCGAGCCAGTATGCCGCGCGCAAGGATAAGGAGGGACTACGCATGCTCATGCTCAGATCCACTCGACTTAACCTGATGATAGGCCTGCCTATCGCCTGCACTTATGTCATGCTGGGAGATATTTTTATTGGTCTATGGATGGGGGACCAATTCGTCGAACAGGCCAGTATGGTATTGCTGATTCTCGGCCTAACACAGATACTTTCATTCCCTCATTACTCAATCGCCAGCATTCTGTACGGGATAGGCCGTCACCGGACGCTGGCTTTTCTACGAATGGGCGAGGGCATCATCAACTTAGTATTGAGCATGATCTTGGTCCAGTCCATGGGATTGATGGGTGTCGCACTAGGGACAGCGATTCCTCATACTGTGATTTTCGGTGTGATCCTACCGATACATGCCTGTTCCTTGCTGGGTATTTCCTGGTGGAAATACATAACAAGCAGCTTGGTGGGGCCACTACTGAACGCGATACCATTCATGCTGGCCGCATGGTTTGTGCATGAGGAGGTAGTACCGACAAACCTGGTATCTTTCTTCTCAATTGTTGCCGTATTGTGTTTCCTATATGTGATTACCGGATACAGGCTTTGCCTCAATGGCGAAGAACGCGGCATGGTCCGCGCACGCCTGCAGCGATATCTTCCAGTAAGGCAGGCACGGTGA
- a CDS encoding glycosyltransferase family 4 protein: MKRRILFLEHSTDGTIGGSHLCLLEICHNLDPNKFQAVVVFFESNPLIDDFRATGAEVHILKLAANWVPPKFIPNFVARVLSFSVNLARVLLVRTAAWSLLLRRLKIDIVHINNACGYDHDLMLAARLTRKPCLVHERGIQPYIGYRTRYFANRVDRIVAISDAVADNLISQGIHPERIVRIDDGIDASRFTQHESETVIRARYGIDADTPTIGIVGNIKSWKGQHIVVDAVGILIREYPRLRCLVIGSVADTDYHQELLSRAKSAGIPSSSLIFTGYVPHPADLMRVMDIVIHASVEPEPFGIVLLEAMGCGKPLIATNIGGPREIVVHGETGLLVNPGDHEALARAVSDLLADPVGAKRMGERARVRYYERYTIQKNVAAIEREYLALLRH, translated from the coding sequence GTGAAGCGGCGCATATTATTTCTCGAGCACAGCACCGATGGCACCATCGGAGGGTCACATCTTTGTCTTCTGGAAATTTGTCACAATCTTGATCCGAATAAATTTCAGGCAGTCGTGGTCTTTTTCGAATCCAACCCGCTTATCGATGATTTTCGTGCGACGGGTGCTGAAGTACATATACTGAAACTAGCAGCTAACTGGGTTCCTCCGAAATTCATACCGAATTTTGTGGCTCGGGTACTCAGTTTTTCTGTCAACCTTGCTCGCGTTCTATTGGTCCGGACGGCGGCATGGAGTCTGTTGCTGCGGCGTCTGAAGATAGATATCGTCCATATAAACAATGCCTGTGGCTATGACCATGACCTGATGTTGGCGGCTCGATTGACCCGAAAGCCATGTCTGGTACACGAGCGCGGAATACAGCCGTATATCGGTTATCGCACACGGTATTTTGCAAATCGGGTAGACCGTATAGTGGCGATCTCGGATGCGGTTGCCGATAATCTTATAAGCCAGGGAATCCATCCAGAACGGATTGTAAGGATTGACGATGGTATTGATGCAAGCCGCTTTACCCAGCACGAATCTGAAACGGTTATACGTGCTCGATATGGCATTGATGCTGATACGCCAACAATCGGTATCGTCGGTAACATCAAAAGCTGGAAAGGACAGCACATCGTTGTCGATGCTGTTGGTATCCTGATCCGAGAGTATCCGCGGTTGCGTTGCCTGGTCATCGGCAGTGTCGCTGATACAGACTATCATCAGGAATTGCTTTCTCGCGCCAAATCGGCAGGTATCCCGAGTTCTTCGTTGATTTTTACTGGTTATGTACCACACCCGGCGGATCTGATGCGGGTCATGGATATCGTTATCCATGCCTCAGTAGAACCGGAGCCCTTCGGTATTGTCCTCCTGGAAGCGATGGGCTGCGGAAAACCATTGATTGCCACCAATATCGGAGGACCGAGAGAAATCGTTGTGCATGGAGAAACTGGGTTGCTGGTCAACCCGGGAGACCATGAGGCACTCGCGCGCGCCGTATCTGATCTCCTTGCCGATCCGGTGGGAGCAAAGCGCATGGGTGAAAGAGCGCGTGTCCGTTATTATGAGCGCTACACCATACAAAAAAATGTAGCAGCAATCGAGCGTGAGTATTTGGCCTTATTGAGGCACTAG
- a CDS encoding glycosyltransferase family 4 protein, with protein MKKYKILITISELMYSSQVRNLCDLVSMLDKNRFDIEIGALATGDEAHDEVAKLGVKIYRLRLLPTRKFNFSNLIDFAKSPFIIAFKQYHLVHSLLYQAPFTEPFFFKLLTRTKYVYTKSNLEWGNHPENWKWKCRLSDRIVSISAATDKLLDEKGFGDKKAKIYLGIDTGHFKHSDQARSDMRARYQIPDDAIVFGCAAQFIEWKEHLTVFSAFCRLADKYPNIYLLYCGPNHNDAYYHEVVNEINSSRYSDRVRMLGTLSDMPSFYSAIDCFVLASRYETFGYVYVEAMSCHRPAIGCRVAGPLEIIDEGETGYHTKISDPDDLSAQMEKYLLAPELIERHGDAARKRVIDLFSKETMARKTQELYLEMLEGRG; from the coding sequence GTGAAAAAGTACAAGATCCTCATCACGATCAGCGAGCTTATGTACAGCTCCCAGGTTAGAAACTTGTGTGACTTGGTTTCAATGCTCGATAAGAACAGATTCGATATCGAGATCGGTGCGTTAGCGACGGGTGACGAGGCTCATGATGAAGTAGCCAAGCTTGGTGTGAAAATCTACCGTCTGAGGCTCCTGCCGACACGAAAATTTAATTTCTCGAACTTGATCGATTTCGCGAAAAGCCCGTTCATCATTGCTTTCAAGCAGTACCACCTGGTGCATTCACTGCTCTATCAGGCGCCTTTTACCGAGCCATTCTTTTTCAAGCTCCTGACCAGAACCAAGTATGTCTATACCAAGTCAAATCTGGAATGGGGGAACCACCCGGAAAACTGGAAATGGAAATGCCGGCTATCGGACCGCATTGTGAGCATTTCTGCAGCAACCGATAAACTCCTCGATGAAAAAGGGTTCGGTGACAAGAAGGCCAAAATCTACTTAGGCATCGATACGGGCCATTTCAAACATTCTGACCAAGCACGTTCCGACATGCGTGCCCGGTATCAAATTCCAGATGACGCCATCGTGTTCGGATGTGCCGCACAGTTCATAGAATGGAAGGAGCATCTGACCGTCTTCAGTGCATTTTGCAGGCTGGCGGATAAATATCCGAACATCTACCTTCTCTACTGCGGACCAAACCATAACGACGCCTACTATCATGAGGTGGTCAACGAGATCAATTCAAGCCGATACAGTGACCGAGTCAGGATGCTCGGTACACTTAGTGACATGCCGAGTTTCTATTCGGCCATCGATTGTTTTGTACTCGCCAGCCGATATGAGACCTTCGGCTATGTTTATGTGGAAGCCATGAGTTGTCATCGCCCCGCGATCGGCTGCAGGGTTGCCGGCCCGCTAGAGATCATCGACGAAGGGGAAACCGGATATCACACGAAAATATCCGATCCGGACGATCTGTCAGCCCAGATGGAGAAATACCTGTTGGCACCCGAGTTGATCGAACGCCATGGCGATGCGGCACGTAAGCGAGTTATCGATTTGTTCTCAAAAGAGACAATGGCGAGAAAGACTCAGGAGCTTTATCTCGAGATGCTTGAGGGCAGGGGATAG